A region of the Roseiflexus sp. RS-1 genome:
GGATGCGACGACGTCGTCTTCAACCGGTGGTTGTGATGGTGCGACGCTTTTCATGCACGTCCTTGCCGGGGAGCGTCTATCCGGCGACTATAGCACGGGGCAACGATCCATCCATGACTTCACTGCAAAAACGCACCGCTGAGACGCCGGGAGCGCAGAGAACTTCAACAACGAAAGGTACGCGCGGCGAAGCATGGTGCGGTCGGAGCGACTCGCTCTGGCATCTTCCCCGGTGAACGCTGCGCCGCTGCGGTGAAATAACCTGTTTGCAGCGGATTCATCCTTGCATGCGCTGCGCTGATGCGAGCCGACCGTACCCCCGGGTAATGCATATGTGGCAAGCGATAGGTCCGCTGGTACGATCAGCATGGTTTCCGCGCTTTAAGAACGATGCTGACGAACGTTTTCTCATCGCCGCGCAGATGGTCATTGCGTGCGTCTACCAGGCGAAACAGCCGCACGCCCAGATTGATCGGGTTGAGCAGACTGCCGCTGTTGCGCTCGCCGCGAAACCGGTCGGCGCTGTCGCGGAAGCGACGCGGCAGGAGATTCTTCTCAATCAGCGGTTTGCCGATACTGTACACGATAAAGTGGATAAAGGGAAACGCATAATGGGTCTGTTCTTCCAGCGCCTCAATGGAGAACCCGGCGCCGGAGACCACGTCGCGGAGCGTTTCGGGACGGTACAACCGCCAGTGATTGCTCCACAATCCAGTGATCGGTCCTGGACTCCGGATCGGTCGCCCGCCCAGCGCTTCGATGGTCTTGTTGATCGGATCCCACCAGAACGGATAGTTGGCGTGCGGCACGCTGAGCGCCAGGATGCCGCCCGGTTTGAGAATGCGAAAAACCTCGCGCAGTGCGCCGCGATCATCGGCGAGGTGTTCGAGCACCTCCGACATCAACACCTTATCGAAACTGTTATCGGCAAACGGCAGACGATGGATATCGACCCCGGCGAGACTGGCAGGCACATGTTCGCGTTCCGCCCAGCGCAGGCGCGCGATGTCGCCATCGACGCCTACCAGATTCAAACGGCGCAAACGCCCCATAAACATCAGATAGACCCCCATGCCGCACCCGCAGTCAAGCACCGTCTCGCCGTCGCGGAGTTCGAGATACTCCAGCAGGGTTATCGCACGGCGGCGGTATGCCATATCCGCCTCATTCTGCAACAGGTGTTCGAGCATTGCGCGATCATCAGCAGAGAGCGCAGCATGGGACGGCGCTCCAGTTGGGTGTGACAACGCAGGTGCAAGCATTGCTGTTGTTGTCGCAGTGACCGGTGCAGCGGCAATAATGTGGAGCGTACTGCGCACCAGGCGCCGGCTCGCGCGCGCATAGAGGTTGGTGCGGCTCCGGGTACGCACCAGCCGCTCAAGCAGTTGCTCGTATGCGTCAATCGTCTGACGGGTATTGAAAATGCGGCGCACACCGGCGGGTGTTGGAAGATACCGTTCACGGTCACGCAGCGTCTCGACGATAGTACGGGCGAGTTCTGGCGGATTGTACGGCGGCGCCAGGCGTCCGAATCCGGTTTCGCGCACCACCAC
Encoded here:
- a CDS encoding glycosyltransferase; translated protein: MNILVVLTYYYPHWTGLTVHAVRVAEHLAERGHRVTVLTTRHSPELARDEMINGVRVVRLWPLTRFSRGMITPAFPWAAAQLIAEHDVVQIHTPLPEAPIVAALCRLLGRPLLMTHHGDVVMPDSLTEQLVERAAFHILRAAASAADGITSYSEDYARHSKLLWPFRDKLTCIYPPVEFPEPDAAAAAAWKRDLGLDGKRLIGFAGRWVSEKGFDDLLRALPFIRAELPEAHLVFAGERNVVYDDFYHVCQPLIEAQQEHITFLGLIRDRRRLANFYAMLDLFVLPSHTDMMALTQVEAMLCGTPVVATDIPGARVVVRETGFGRLAPPYNPPELARTIVETLRDRERYLPTPAGVRRIFNTRQTIDAYEQLLERLVRTRSRTNLYARASRRLVRSTLHIIAAAPVTATTTAMLAPALSHPTGAPSHAALSADDRAMLEHLLQNEADMAYRRRAITLLEYLELRDGETVLDCGCGMGVYLMFMGRLRRLNLVGVDGDIARLRWAEREHVPASLAGVDIHRLPFADNSFDKVLMSEVLEHLADDRGALREVFRILKPGGILALSVPHANYPFWWDPINKTIEALGGRPIRSPGPITGLWSNHWRLYRPETLRDVVSGAGFSIEALEEQTHYAFPFIHFIVYSIGKPLIEKNLLPRRFRDSADRFRGERNSGSLLNPINLGVRLFRLVDARNDHLRGDEKTFVSIVLKARKPC